In Sphingomonas crocodyli, a genomic segment contains:
- a CDS encoding HEPN domain-containing protein: protein MRSLTAKDVELPEGKRRELAFVVQLLRDGFAEAIEGKRAERFKDGKLLKIILFGSYARGDWVEDPVGRYFSDYDILVVVDHEDLTDVPEFWLKTEDRLLDALSEGKQLRTPVSLIYHSLDDVNEKLRLGRYFFIDILRDGISLFAEPGFLFSKPEPLSPEQALKETQEYYEEWFESAETFRKSSKLVADMGRPKEAAFMLHQAAERFYQCLLLVRTLYSPKTHNLNRLRSQTEQVEPRLKTVWPSENKFERRCYDLLRAAYVKARYSRQYRITDEELAWLGERVELLTNLIRELCLERIETLEKAA from the coding sequence ATGAGGTCGCTCACCGCCAAGGATGTCGAATTGCCCGAAGGCAAGCGCCGCGAACTCGCGTTCGTGGTGCAATTGCTCCGCGACGGGTTCGCCGAGGCGATCGAGGGCAAGCGCGCCGAGCGGTTCAAGGACGGCAAGCTCCTCAAGATCATCCTGTTCGGAAGCTATGCGCGCGGCGACTGGGTCGAGGATCCGGTCGGGCGCTACTTTTCCGACTATGATATCCTCGTCGTTGTCGATCATGAGGATCTGACCGACGTCCCCGAATTCTGGCTCAAGACCGAAGACCGGCTGCTCGATGCGCTGTCCGAGGGCAAGCAACTGCGCACCCCGGTCAGCCTGATCTATCACAGCCTCGACGATGTGAACGAAAAGCTGCGGCTCGGGCGCTACTTCTTCATCGACATATTGCGCGATGGCATTTCGCTCTTTGCGGAGCCAGGTTTTCTGTTCTCAAAACCCGAGCCTTTGTCGCCTGAACAGGCGCTCAAAGAGACGCAGGAGTACTACGAGGAATGGTTCGAGAGCGCCGAGACCTTCCGTAAATCGAGCAAGCTTGTCGCCGATATGGGGCGTCCGAAGGAAGCAGCATTCATGCTGCATCAGGCCGCAGAGCGCTTCTATCAGTGCCTGCTATTGGTGCGCACATTGTATAGTCCGAAGACCCACAATCTGAACCGACTTCGTTCGCAGACTGAGCAAGTTGAACCGCGTCTCAAGACGGTTTGGCCGTCCGAAAACAAGTTCGAACGGCGTTGCTACGACCTGTTGCGAGCCGCCTATGTGAAGGCGCGCTACTCGCGCCAATATCGCATCACCGACGAGGAACTGGCGTGGCTCGGCGAGCGCGTCGAACTGCTCACGAACCTCATTCGCGAGCTGTGTCTGGAGC